One genomic segment of Microbacterium sp. ProA8 includes these proteins:
- the scpB gene encoding SMC-Scp complex subunit ScpB, which produces MTTTDVARRLEAILLIVEEPQSLVSLAAAVGAPVPAVRQAIESLVDDYDGKSAGPVRGFELREVGGGWRLYVREELDDLVSEFVGGQAPSRLSQAALETLAVIAYKQPVTRSQVASIRAVNVDSVVRTLLARGLITELFADAETGAINYGTTDALLVHLGINSLDELPHISPLLDGADEVSRADEVGGGLDEGIRR; this is translated from the coding sequence GTGACGACCACCGATGTCGCGCGACGGCTGGAGGCGATCCTGCTGATCGTCGAGGAGCCGCAGAGCCTCGTGAGCCTCGCGGCGGCGGTCGGCGCGCCCGTGCCGGCGGTGCGCCAGGCGATCGAGTCGCTCGTCGACGACTACGACGGCAAGTCCGCCGGGCCGGTGCGCGGCTTCGAGCTGCGCGAGGTCGGCGGCGGCTGGCGGCTGTACGTGCGCGAGGAGCTCGACGACCTCGTCAGCGAGTTCGTCGGCGGGCAGGCGCCGTCGCGGCTGTCGCAGGCGGCGCTCGAGACACTCGCCGTGATCGCGTACAAGCAGCCGGTCACGCGCAGCCAGGTCGCGTCCATCCGCGCGGTCAACGTCGACTCGGTCGTGCGCACGCTGCTCGCGCGCGGGCTCATCACCGAGCTGTTCGCGGATGCCGAGACCGGCGCCATCAACTACGGCACCACCGATGCGCTGCTCGTGCATCTCGGCATCAACTCCCTGGATGAACTGCCCCACATCTCCCCGCTCTTGGACGGTGCCGATGAGGTGTCGAGGGCGGATGAGGTCGGCGGCGGCCTGGACGAAGGGATACGCCGATGA
- a CDS encoding ParA family protein, translating into MADSTAKTRSGKASEYEVPIGPTGRPYQGFPTPPKLDGHGPARIIALCNQKGGVGKTTTTINLAAALANYGRKVLAVDFDPQGALSAGLGIQTHEIPTIYDLLLDSKRDPHEVVVHTRVPNLDVIPANIDLSAAEVHLVNEVAREQTLSRALRKVSPDYDVVLIDCQPSLGLLTVNALTASHGVVIPLECEFFALRGVAMLIETIDKVRDRLNPTITLDGVLATMYDARTLHSREVLERVVDAFGDDVLETVIGRTVKFPDASVSGMPITEFAPEHAAAQAYLRLARELVARGAVA; encoded by the coding sequence GTGGCTGACAGCACGGCGAAGACCAGATCGGGGAAGGCCTCGGAGTACGAGGTTCCCATCGGGCCGACCGGGCGTCCCTACCAGGGGTTCCCTACACCGCCGAAGCTCGACGGTCACGGGCCGGCTCGCATCATCGCCCTCTGCAACCAGAAGGGCGGCGTCGGCAAGACGACGACCACCATCAACCTGGCCGCCGCGCTCGCGAACTACGGACGCAAGGTGCTCGCGGTCGACTTCGACCCGCAGGGCGCGCTCTCGGCGGGTCTCGGCATTCAGACGCACGAGATCCCCACGATCTACGACCTGCTGCTCGACAGCAAGCGCGATCCCCACGAGGTCGTCGTCCACACGCGCGTGCCGAACCTCGACGTGATCCCGGCGAACATCGACCTGTCGGCCGCCGAGGTCCACCTCGTCAACGAGGTCGCCCGCGAGCAGACGCTCTCTCGCGCGCTGCGGAAGGTCAGCCCCGATTACGACGTGGTGCTCATCGACTGCCAGCCGTCGCTGGGCCTCCTCACCGTCAACGCGCTCACCGCCAGCCACGGCGTCGTCATCCCGCTCGAGTGCGAGTTCTTCGCCCTCCGCGGCGTCGCGATGCTGATCGAGACGATCGACAAGGTGCGCGACCGCCTCAACCCGACGATCACGCTCGACGGCGTGCTCGCGACGATGTACGACGCGCGCACCCTGCACTCGCGCGAGGTGCTCGAGCGTGTGGTCGACGCGTTCGGCGACGACGTCCTCGAGACGGTCATCGGCCGTACCGTCAAGTTCCCGGATGCCTCGGTCTCAGGCATGCCGATCACCGAGTTCGCGCCCGAGCACGCTGCCGCGCAGGCCTACCTGCGGCTGGCGCGAGAGCTGGTCGCCCGTGGCGCTGTCGCCTGA
- the cmk gene encoding (d)CMP kinase yields MTDPSTPSAGSGSDAGTGSGPADAPRPVVVAIDGPAGSGKSSVSKQVARHLGYGYLDTGAAYRALAWHALEHGIDTSDAASVLDVASAFDYAISLDPDAYWVRVGPADVTDAIREPRVSDAVSGVARVPAVRESVNRLFRSLVDASGRPGVVVEGRDITTVVAPDAPVRILLTAAPEVRAARRSAEVTTQDAAAVAAALHQRDASDSAVVDFLTAAPGVEVVDSTSLDFDQTVDAVLGVIRAAESAPMIRSTPAVDPQQTGA; encoded by the coding sequence ATGACTGACCCTTCGACCCCCTCGGCAGGTTCGGGGAGCGACGCGGGTACCGGAAGCGGGCCGGCTGACGCACCCCGGCCGGTCGTCGTCGCGATCGACGGGCCGGCCGGCAGCGGCAAGTCCAGCGTCTCCAAGCAGGTCGCACGTCACCTCGGCTACGGCTACCTCGACACCGGTGCCGCGTACCGGGCACTGGCGTGGCACGCCCTCGAGCACGGTATCGACACGTCGGACGCGGCATCCGTTCTCGACGTCGCGAGCGCTTTCGACTACGCGATCTCGCTCGATCCCGATGCCTACTGGGTGCGCGTCGGCCCCGCCGACGTGACGGACGCCATTCGCGAGCCGCGTGTCTCGGATGCCGTCAGCGGCGTCGCGCGCGTGCCCGCGGTGCGTGAATCGGTGAACCGGCTGTTCCGTTCGCTGGTGGACGCCTCCGGGCGTCCCGGCGTCGTCGTCGAAGGCCGCGACATCACGACGGTGGTCGCCCCCGACGCCCCCGTGCGCATCCTCCTCACGGCGGCACCGGAGGTGCGGGCGGCGCGTCGCAGCGCCGAAGTGACGACGCAGGATGCCGCAGCCGTCGCCGCCGCGCTCCACCAGCGGGACGCCTCGGACTCGGCCGTCGTCGACTTCCTCACCGCCGCGCCCGGCGTCGAGGTCGTCGACTCGACCTCCCTTGATTTCGACCAGACCGTGGACGCCGTGCTCGGCGTGATCCGGGCGGCAGAGTCCGCCCCGATGATCCGGAGCACGCCCGCGGTCGACCCCCAGCAGACAGGAGCCTGA
- a CDS encoding prephenate dehydrogenase, which translates to MRGTVRIVGAGLLGASIGHALTARGVDVALDDTSPSQLRLAVDYGAGRHATDTDDPSLVVVAVPPDVTADVIERELARYPRAVVTDVASVKLEPLHTLRERGVDLTHYIGSHPLAGRERGGAISARADIFVGRPWVVCRDEETPSADLALVEGLALDLGATPLEMTPEDHDRAVALVSHVPQLVASLLAGRFVDAPDGSLRLAGQGVRDTTRIAASAPELWVQILGANAAPVVDVLDLLAADLTAVADALRAPDAPGSRRAVADTIRRGNDGVERLPGKHGQNRRFEQVVVMVDDTPGQLGRLFGELGDLGVNVEDLRLEHSPGAQFGLAEISVVPSAVRRAVDGLESRGWKIASTTND; encoded by the coding sequence GTGCGGGGCACGGTGCGGATCGTCGGCGCAGGGCTCCTCGGGGCCAGCATCGGTCACGCGCTGACCGCTCGCGGCGTCGACGTCGCACTCGACGACACCTCGCCGTCGCAGCTGCGCCTCGCCGTGGACTACGGCGCCGGTCGTCACGCCACCGACACCGACGACCCGTCGCTGGTCGTCGTCGCAGTGCCGCCGGACGTCACGGCGGACGTCATCGAGCGCGAGCTCGCCCGCTACCCGCGCGCGGTCGTCACGGATGTCGCGAGCGTGAAGCTCGAGCCGCTCCACACGCTGCGCGAGCGCGGCGTCGACCTCACGCACTACATCGGCTCGCACCCGCTGGCCGGACGCGAGCGCGGGGGAGCGATCTCGGCGCGCGCCGACATCTTCGTCGGGCGGCCGTGGGTGGTGTGCCGCGACGAGGAGACCCCGTCGGCCGACCTCGCCCTCGTCGAGGGCCTCGCGCTCGATCTCGGTGCGACGCCGCTCGAGATGACCCCCGAAGACCACGACCGCGCGGTCGCACTCGTCTCTCACGTCCCGCAGCTGGTCGCGAGCCTGCTCGCCGGGCGCTTCGTCGACGCGCCCGACGGCTCGCTGCGCCTCGCGGGCCAGGGCGTGCGCGACACGACCCGCATCGCGGCATCCGCCCCCGAACTGTGGGTGCAGATCCTCGGCGCCAACGCGGCGCCCGTCGTCGACGTCCTCGACCTGCTGGCCGCCGACCTCACCGCCGTCGCCGACGCGCTGCGCGCGCCCGACGCCCCCGGCTCTCGTCGCGCCGTCGCCGACACGATCCGCCGCGGCAACGACGGCGTCGAGCGCCTGCCCGGCAAGCATGGACAGAACCGCCGCTTCGAGCAGGTCGTCGTCATGGTCGACGACACCCCCGGCCAGCTGGGTCGTCTTTTCGGCGAGCTCGGCGACCTCGGCGTCAACGTCGAAGACCTGCGCCTCGAGCACTCGCCGGGCGCCCAGTTCGGCCTCGCCGAGATCAGCGTCGTGCCGAGCGCGGTCCGCCGCGCCGTGGACGGCCTCGAATCGCGCGGCTGGAAGATTGCGAGCACCACCAATGACTGA
- the der gene encoding ribosome biogenesis GTPase Der, which produces MAADNTTDFDEFEETGDDQLAENLAALDDDLADQRAAALRAGLEDYDLDEEDAELLEGLVRGEDGIEFLPALPVVAIVGRPNVGKSALVNRILGRREAVVEDTPGVTRDRVTYKAEWMDRRFTIVDTGGWEPDAKGIDRSVALQAEVAIDLSDVVMFVVDAMVGATSTDEHVVRLLRKAGKPVFLVANKIDDARQEPEAAALWNLGLGEPYPVSAIHGRGVADLLDEIVKVLPDVSAVAKHEIGGPRRVAILGRPNVGKSSLLNKAAGEERVVVNELAGTTRDPVDEIVEVGGKLWRFVDTAGIRRRVHLQQGADFYASLRTSAALEKAEVAVVVLDVTQPLSEQDVRIIDLVLESGRALVLAFNKWDRLNDDDMDGQDRRRYLEREIEQDLAHVAWAPRVNISARTGRHLDKLVPALETALESWDQRIPTGKFNAFLSELIAEHPHPLRGGKQPRILFGTQASTRPPTFVLFTTGFLDPGYRRFIQRRLRELYGFEGTPIVINMRVRERRQR; this is translated from the coding sequence ATGGCCGCTGACAACACCACCGATTTCGACGAGTTCGAAGAGACCGGCGACGACCAGCTCGCCGAGAACCTCGCCGCACTCGACGACGACCTCGCCGACCAGCGTGCCGCCGCTCTGCGCGCCGGCCTCGAGGACTACGACCTCGACGAGGAAGACGCCGAGCTGCTCGAGGGTCTCGTGCGCGGCGAGGACGGCATCGAGTTCCTCCCGGCGCTCCCGGTCGTCGCGATCGTCGGCCGGCCCAACGTCGGCAAGTCCGCCCTGGTGAACCGCATCCTCGGCCGCCGCGAGGCGGTCGTCGAGGACACTCCCGGCGTGACCCGCGACCGCGTCACGTACAAGGCGGAGTGGATGGACCGCCGGTTCACCATCGTCGACACCGGTGGCTGGGAGCCCGACGCCAAGGGCATCGACCGCTCCGTGGCGCTGCAGGCCGAGGTCGCCATCGACCTGTCGGACGTCGTCATGTTCGTCGTCGACGCGATGGTCGGCGCCACCTCGACCGACGAGCACGTCGTGCGTCTGCTGCGCAAGGCCGGCAAGCCCGTCTTCCTGGTCGCCAACAAGATCGACGACGCGCGCCAGGAGCCCGAAGCCGCCGCTCTCTGGAACCTCGGCCTCGGCGAGCCGTACCCGGTCTCGGCGATCCACGGTCGCGGTGTCGCCGACCTGCTCGACGAGATCGTCAAGGTGCTCCCCGATGTGTCGGCGGTCGCCAAGCACGAGATCGGCGGCCCGCGTCGCGTCGCGATCCTCGGGCGCCCCAACGTCGGCAAGTCGTCGCTGCTGAACAAGGCCGCGGGCGAAGAGCGCGTCGTGGTGAACGAGCTCGCCGGCACCACCCGCGATCCCGTCGACGAGATCGTCGAGGTCGGCGGCAAGCTGTGGCGCTTCGTCGACACCGCCGGCATCCGTCGCCGCGTGCACCTGCAGCAGGGCGCCGACTTCTACGCCTCGCTGCGCACGTCGGCCGCACTTGAGAAGGCGGAGGTCGCGGTCGTGGTGCTCGACGTCACGCAGCCGCTCAGCGAGCAGGACGTCCGCATCATCGACCTCGTGCTCGAGTCGGGACGCGCGCTCGTGCTGGCGTTCAACAAGTGGGACCGCCTCAACGACGACGACATGGACGGGCAGGACCGCCGCCGCTACCTCGAGCGCGAGATCGAGCAGGACCTCGCGCACGTCGCCTGGGCGCCTCGCGTGAACATCTCCGCGCGCACCGGCCGCCACCTCGACAAGCTCGTGCCTGCGCTTGAGACCGCGCTCGAGTCGTGGGATCAGCGCATCCCCACGGGCAAGTTCAACGCCTTCCTGTCCGAGCTCATCGCCGAACACCCGCACCCGCTCCGGGGCGGAAAGCAGCCGCGCATCCTGTTCGGCACGCAGGCCTCGACCCGCCCGCCGACCTTCGTGCTGTTCACGACGGGCTTCCTCGACCCGGGCTACCGCCGCTTCATCCAGCGACGCCTGCGCGAGCTCTACGGCTTCGAGGGCACGCCGATCGTCATCAACATGCGGGTGCGCGAGCGCCGCCAGCGCTGA
- a CDS encoding pseudouridine synthase, translating to MTSHDKTATGSGGDAEGVRLQKVLANAGVASRRVAEDLIVAGRVRVNGEVVTELGSRIDPENDLVDVDGTAIQLDQSKRYVMLNKPTGVVSSMKDDRGRPDLRRFTKDWDERLYNVGRLDAETSGLLVLTNDGELAHVLAHPSFGVTKVYIAKVEGRVTPQTIQKLLRGVDLEDGPIAADKARLLSSSAEGGGSLVELTLHSGRNRIVRRMMAAVGHPVVELVRRQFGPLHLGTLPAGRARELTKVERGALLTLARSATSSTLAEDAPDSRDGDPSAE from the coding sequence ATGACCTCGCACGACAAGACCGCGACCGGCTCGGGCGGTGACGCCGAGGGCGTGCGCCTGCAGAAGGTCCTCGCGAACGCCGGCGTCGCGTCCCGACGCGTCGCCGAGGATCTCATCGTCGCGGGCCGGGTGCGCGTCAACGGCGAGGTCGTGACAGAGCTCGGCTCACGCATCGATCCCGAGAACGACCTGGTCGACGTCGACGGCACCGCCATCCAGCTCGACCAGTCGAAGCGCTACGTCATGCTCAACAAGCCCACCGGCGTCGTGAGCTCCATGAAGGACGACCGCGGTCGCCCCGATCTGCGCCGCTTCACGAAGGACTGGGACGAGCGGCTCTACAACGTGGGCCGATTGGATGCCGAGACCAGCGGCCTGCTCGTGCTCACGAACGACGGCGAGCTCGCGCATGTGCTCGCCCATCCCTCGTTCGGCGTCACCAAGGTGTACATCGCAAAGGTGGAGGGGCGCGTCACACCGCAGACCATCCAGAAGCTCCTGCGCGGGGTCGACCTCGAGGACGGCCCGATCGCGGCCGACAAGGCCCGTTTGCTGTCCTCGTCCGCTGAGGGCGGGGGGTCGCTCGTCGAGCTCACCCTGCACTCCGGGCGCAACCGCATCGTGCGGCGGATGATGGCTGCGGTGGGGCATCCGGTCGTCGAACTCGTCCGCCGGCAGTTCGGGCCGCTCCACCTGGGAACCCTGCCAGCCGGGCGCGCCCGCGAGTTGACTAAAGTGGAGCGGGGCGCTCTGCTGACTCTCGCGCGCAGTGCGACATCTTCCACGCTGGCGGAGGACGCGCCCGACTCCCGCGATGGCGATCCGTCTGCGGAGTGA
- a CDS encoding ScpA family protein: MSPDPSTSSGTGEGSGTDGVSAAEPGFRVALSNFDGPFDLLLTLISKHELDITEVSLSLVTNEFIAYLRELGPDEDLDEASEFLVVAATLLDMKVAGLLPQGELVDAESVALLEARDLLFARLLQYRAFKEVSTWFERCLRRESVRHTRAVRLDEKYRQAVPELVWSLSPDDFAALALVAMTPKELPRIGFDHLHAPLISIREQAAIVVTLLRDAGSLTFRELIAGVAQSGVVVARFLSVLELYRHAALSFEQLEPLGELTLRWSAQRWSDENLATLGADYDR; encoded by the coding sequence CTGTCGCCTGACCCTTCGACAAGCTCAGGGACCGGTGAGGGCTCAGGGACCGATGGGGTCTCCGCGGCCGAGCCCGGGTTCCGGGTCGCGCTGTCCAACTTCGACGGACCCTTCGACCTGCTGCTGACCCTGATCTCGAAGCACGAGCTCGACATCACCGAGGTCTCGCTGTCGCTGGTGACCAACGAGTTCATCGCGTACCTGCGCGAACTGGGTCCGGACGAGGACCTGGACGAGGCATCCGAGTTCCTCGTCGTCGCCGCGACCCTGCTCGACATGAAGGTCGCGGGGCTCCTGCCGCAGGGCGAGCTGGTCGATGCCGAGTCGGTCGCGCTCCTCGAGGCACGCGACCTGCTGTTCGCGCGCCTGCTGCAGTATCGCGCGTTCAAAGAGGTGTCGACGTGGTTCGAGCGGTGCCTCCGGCGGGAGAGCGTGCGGCACACGCGTGCGGTGCGGCTCGATGAGAAGTACCGTCAGGCCGTCCCCGAGCTGGTGTGGTCGCTGAGTCCCGACGATTTCGCCGCACTGGCGCTGGTGGCGATGACGCCCAAGGAGCTTCCGCGCATCGGGTTCGACCATCTGCACGCCCCGCTCATCAGCATCCGCGAGCAGGCGGCGATCGTGGTGACACTGCTGAGGGATGCCGGTTCGCTGACGTTCCGCGAGCTCATCGCCGGCGTCGCGCAATCCGGCGTGGTCGTCGCACGGTTCCTCTCGGTGCTCGAGCTGTACCGTCACGCCGCGCTGTCGTTCGAACAGCTCGAGCCGCTCGGCGAGCTGACCCTCCGCTGGAGCGCGCAGCGCTGGAGCGATGAGAACCTCGCCACTTTGGGAGCCGACTATGACCGATGA
- a CDS encoding GNAT family N-acetyltransferase, producing the protein MDYDVDDEPSRIQHDVVWAWLSTEAYWGRWRSRADVETQIDNAWRVVGAYRRDTGEQVGFARAVSDGVAFAYLADVFVLDAHRGHGLGKRLLQLMIDDGPGRDLRWTLFTGDAHGLYRQFGFAEPDQTAMVRPAFAHRTGG; encoded by the coding sequence ATGGACTACGACGTCGACGACGAACCCTCGCGCATACAGCACGACGTCGTGTGGGCGTGGCTCTCGACCGAGGCCTACTGGGGACGCTGGCGCAGCCGTGCCGATGTCGAGACGCAGATCGACAATGCGTGGCGCGTCGTCGGCGCGTACCGCCGCGACACCGGCGAGCAGGTCGGTTTCGCCCGTGCCGTGTCGGACGGCGTCGCGTTCGCCTACCTCGCGGACGTCTTCGTGCTCGACGCGCACCGCGGGCACGGCCTCGGCAAGCGGCTGCTGCAGCTCATGATCGACGACGGTCCCGGCCGCGATCTGCGCTGGACGCTGTTCACCGGCGACGCGCACGGCCTGTACCGGCAGTTCGGCTTCGCCGAGCCGGACCAGACCGCCATGGTGCGGCCGGCGTTCGCCCACCGCACCGGCGGGTGA